Proteins encoded within one genomic window of Dyadobacter chenhuakuii:
- a CDS encoding GNAT family N-acetyltransferase — MKSSEFLPADLAQLSALQPPDWGSLIPRFEYFISSPHCHPIKISEQGELVAIGTSILHADTAWLACVVVHAGHRKKGLGNAITEDLIANIDRTKFKTIYLDATEYGYPVYLKLGFEVETTYTHLRSTSNLQAASSSESIVPFEAHYLPQILAIDQHISGEDRSGVLSDFIDSALLYVADNQVLGFYIPGWGDGPIMAISEAAGAALIKRRVQDESAAVLPSDHIFAINYLNELSFQHYKLSRRMFLGEKRNWQPTGIYNRISGQLG; from the coding sequence ATGAAGAGTTCCGAATTTCTGCCTGCGGACTTAGCACAATTGTCTGCATTACAGCCTCCTGACTGGGGCAGTCTGATCCCCAGATTCGAATATTTTATCAGTTCACCACACTGCCATCCGATCAAAATTTCGGAACAGGGAGAACTTGTAGCCATCGGAACCTCTATTTTGCATGCGGATACGGCCTGGCTTGCCTGTGTTGTTGTGCATGCCGGGCATCGGAAAAAGGGCCTTGGAAACGCGATCACGGAAGACCTTATTGCCAACATTGACCGGACTAAATTCAAGACCATTTATCTGGATGCGACCGAATATGGATATCCTGTCTATCTGAAATTAGGGTTTGAAGTTGAAACCACTTATACGCATTTAAGAAGCACGAGCAATTTGCAAGCTGCTTCTTCATCCGAATCCATCGTGCCGTTTGAGGCACATTATCTTCCGCAGATTCTTGCAATCGATCAGCACATTTCAGGAGAAGACCGCAGCGGCGTGCTTTCCGATTTTATTGATTCAGCATTGTTATATGTTGCGGACAATCAGGTGCTGGGATTCTACATTCCGGGCTGGGGCGATGGACCGATCATGGCCATTTCCGAAGCGGCGGGAGCTGCATTGATTAAACGACGGGTGCAGGACGAAAGCGCGGCCGTATTACCGTCCGATCACATTTTTGCGATCAATTATTTAAATGAACTGTCATTTCAACATTACAAATTGTCGCGACGCATGTTTCTGGGAGAAAAAAGAAACTGGCAACCCACCGGGATTTATAACCGCATCAGTGGCCAATTGGGCTAA
- a CDS encoding sulfurtransferase, with protein MEIIKAADVRQLIKDQKTVIVDARGGPDAWERFRSAHIENALFVNLETDLSHKSDNAAHGGRHPLPAPEVFGETLGKLGITPDAVVIVYDDKKGANAAARFWWMLKAAGHEKVFVVSGGIEALQKAGLQTVKGEAPSPVAAPKYPFVDYQLRRADADEVAEAAENPDYMVIDVRENYRYVGESEPIDLVAGHIPGAVNIPFAGNLDKDGNFLPSEELAEKYKSALGSRDPKNIIVHCGSGVTACHTLLALTDAGMDGAALYVGSWSEWSRNDRPVATGN; from the coding sequence ATGGAGATCATTAAAGCCGCAGATGTCAGACAGCTCATCAAAGATCAGAAAACCGTCATTGTCGATGCCAGGGGCGGTCCGGATGCGTGGGAACGTTTTCGCTCTGCACACATTGAAAACGCTCTTTTTGTAAATCTGGAAACGGATCTTTCGCATAAGTCAGACAATGCTGCGCATGGTGGCCGGCATCCTTTGCCAGCGCCGGAAGTCTTTGGTGAAACGTTGGGGAAATTGGGCATTACTCCGGATGCCGTTGTGATTGTTTACGACGATAAAAAGGGTGCAAATGCTGCTGCGCGGTTTTGGTGGATGCTGAAAGCTGCGGGGCATGAGAAAGTATTTGTAGTAAGCGGCGGAATTGAAGCGCTGCAAAAAGCAGGTTTACAGACGGTAAAGGGCGAAGCTCCAAGCCCGGTTGCTGCACCAAAATATCCATTCGTCGATTATCAATTGCGCCGCGCGGATGCCGATGAAGTTGCCGAGGCAGCGGAAAACCCTGACTATATGGTGATTGATGTTCGTGAAAATTACCGGTATGTGGGTGAAAGTGAGCCGATTGATCTTGTTGCCGGGCATATTCCCGGTGCTGTCAACATTCCTTTTGCCGGAAACCTGGATAAGGACGGAAACTTTTTGCCGAGCGAAGAATTGGCCGAAAAATATAAAAGTGCATTGGGTTCACGGGATCCGAAGAATATAATCGTGCATTGCGGTTCCGGTGTGACGGCTTGTCATACATTGCTGGCGCTCACCGATGCAGGTATGGATGGCGCCGCACTTTACGTGGGATCATGGAGCGAATGGTCGCGCAATGATCGTCCTGTGGCGACTGGAAATTAG
- a CDS encoding AraC family transcriptional regulator: MGAYVLNSTDILEFNNYPNPQYVGADHYASQGDGFICFREEKVGTLRFKNALFPHMHVMDLRWSTNKEICIQGNDVGDNVNINFHMRGKLNTQFKGLNQELKMRPSTHNLVFSPNDGDVNHVEAHAELEMFHISFNKAFFADIIGCDDAWSEKVLNNLAQNKPFSGVNGTMDLTPTMQLLVNDVRNCQSAGPLRNLFIQSKTLELLGHQISQFRNSDSVHEDIKPDEAEKLYHLRAYLDAHFLDELSLTQLSRICILNEFKLKKGFKLLFGMTIFHYLREKRMEYARKLLLDCSLSVEEVAHKLGYEHAHHFSIAFKKFYKTCPSSFKIGKYATMHRFPDFVV, from the coding sequence ATGGGTGCTTATGTCCTTAACTCAACTGACATTCTTGAATTTAATAATTATCCCAACCCGCAATATGTCGGAGCAGATCATTATGCTTCGCAGGGTGACGGCTTCATTTGTTTCCGGGAAGAAAAAGTAGGAACACTCCGGTTTAAGAATGCGCTTTTCCCGCACATGCATGTGATGGATCTGCGTTGGAGCACCAATAAGGAGATTTGCATTCAAGGGAATGATGTAGGCGATAATGTTAACATCAATTTCCATATGCGGGGAAAGCTGAATACTCAGTTTAAGGGTTTGAACCAGGAACTGAAAATGCGGCCGTCAACGCATAATCTGGTTTTTTCGCCTAATGATGGCGATGTCAACCATGTCGAGGCGCATGCAGAATTGGAAATGTTTCACATCAGTTTTAACAAAGCATTTTTCGCCGATATCATTGGCTGCGATGATGCATGGAGTGAAAAAGTTTTAAATAATCTGGCTCAGAACAAGCCTTTTTCCGGCGTGAATGGAACGATGGATCTCACGCCCACCATGCAGCTTTTGGTTAATGATGTGAGGAACTGCCAGTCGGCAGGCCCGCTTCGAAATTTGTTCATCCAATCAAAAACGCTTGAACTGCTTGGTCACCAGATCAGCCAGTTCCGGAATTCCGATTCCGTCCATGAAGACATTAAGCCCGATGAAGCAGAAAAACTGTATCATCTGAGAGCATATCTCGACGCTCACTTCCTGGATGAACTAAGTCTGACGCAGCTAAGCCGCATTTGTATTCTAAATGAGTTTAAGCTAAAAAAAGGCTTTAAACTGCTTTTCGGGATGACTATTTTTCATTATCTGCGTGAAAAACGAATGGAATATGCGCGCAAACTTTTGCTGGACTGTTCGCTATCTGTGGAAGAAGTAGCCCATAAACTGGGATATGAGCATGCCCATCATTTTTCCATAGCTTTTAAGAAATTCTACAAAACATGTCCATCTAGTTTTAAGATCGGCAAATATGCAACTATGCACCGGTTTCCAGACTTTGTGGTATGA